The following coding sequences are from one Oryzisolibacter sp. LB2S window:
- a CDS encoding XrtA/PEP-CTERM system exopolysaccharide export protein, whose translation MGSLVRAAAVLVVAAGAVGCASTGSYPPAPTNAATPDYNYIVGPGDMLNIIVWRNPDLSMSVPVRPDGQVSTPLIDGLVAQGKTSAQIARDVEKELSKYVRDPVVTVIVTSFVGPYSEQIRVVGEAAKPQFLPYTQKMTVLDVMIAVGGLTDFADGNNATLVRARENNKRYTVRLNDLVKRGDIGANVEVLPGDILIIPQGWF comes from the coding sequence ATGGGTTCTCTGGTTCGTGCGGCGGCCGTGCTCGTCGTTGCTGCAGGTGCCGTCGGCTGTGCCAGTACTGGCAGCTATCCGCCGGCGCCGACCAATGCGGCCACGCCGGATTACAACTACATCGTGGGGCCCGGCGACATGCTCAACATCATCGTCTGGCGAAATCCCGATCTGTCGATGTCGGTGCCCGTGCGTCCGGACGGTCAGGTGTCGACCCCCCTGATCGATGGCCTGGTGGCGCAGGGCAAGACCTCGGCGCAGATCGCACGCGACGTGGAGAAGGAGCTTTCGAAATACGTGCGCGATCCTGTGGTGACCGTCATCGTGACCTCGTTTGTCGGTCCCTACAGCGAGCAGATTCGCGTGGTCGGTGAGGCGGCCAAGCCGCAGTTCCTGCCCTACACGCAGAAGATGACCGTGCTCGATGTGATGATTGCCGTCGGGGGCCTCACGGACTTTGCCGATGGGAACAACGCCACCCTGGTGCGCGCAAGAGAGAACAACAAGCGCTACACCGTCCGCCTGAATGACCTCGTCAAGCGCGGCGACATCGGTGCCAACGTGGAAGTGTTGCCGGGCGACATTCTGATCATCCCCCAGGGCTGGTTCTGA